The Takifugu rubripes chromosome 7, fTakRub1.2, whole genome shotgun sequence genome has a segment encoding these proteins:
- the LOC115250354 gene encoding serine protease hepsin-like, with protein MSDSDYDGQDMKTKKGRKTKTLHGWNKAARISVFDSTHKRWRQVCSSSANEFLASISCEEVGFVSVVNHSVASVPEASRDGGEFFCVKQEELSYGKKIKDALFPCDCESREVLTLLCQDCGRRSFAADRIVGGVDARQGSWPWQVSLQYDGVHQCGGSIISNRWIVSAAHCFPKRYSFLNRWSVLLGSISNKPVNANVAEVKTIVYHSSYLPFVDANIDDNSRDIAVLALTQPLTFNEYIQPVCLPTHGQRLIDGQMGTITGWGNVRYFRHLADVLQEAHVPIISDAVCNAPDYYDNQITTTMFCAGYEKGGIDACQGDSGGPFVAEDCLSKTSRYRLHGVVSWGTGCAMAKKPGVYTKVSRFLPWISTAMRSYHNLPGVHKLARP; from the exons ATGTCAGACAGCGACTACGATGGCCAAGACATGAAgacgaagaaaggaagaaagaccAAAACG TTGCATGGTTGGAACAAAGCAGCAAGGATCAGTGTGTTTGACTCCACCCACAAGAGGTGGCGCCAGgtgtgttcctcctcagccaatgAGTTCCTTGCTagcatcagctgtgaggaagtggGTTTTGTTAG TGTGGTGAATCACTCCGTTGCTTCAGTGccggaggccagcagagatggTGGCGAGTTCTTCTgcgtcaaacaggaagagctcagcTACGGCAAGAAAATCAAAGACGCGTTGTTCCCGTG tgACTGTGAGAGCCGGGAGGTTCTCACACTCTTGTGCCAAG ACTGCGGCAGGCGTAGTTTTGCAGCAGACCGTATAGTCGGTGGTGTAGATGCCAGGCAGGGAAGTTGGCCTTGGCAGGTGAGCCTCCAGTATGATGGAGTCCACCAGTGCGGGGGGTCCATCATCTCAAACCGCTGGATCGTCTCTGCAGCACACTGCTTCCCCAA GCGGTATAGCTTTCTTAACCGCTGGAGTGTGTTGCTGGGCTCCATCTCCAACAAACCTGTCAATGCCAACGTGGCGGAGGTTAAGACTATCGTTTACCACAGCAGCTACCTGCCCTTTGTGGATGCTAACATCGACGACAACAGCAGGGACATCGCCGTTCTCGCCCTCACCCAGCCTCTCACGTTCAACG AGTacatccagcctgtctgtctgccaacaCATGGACAAAGATTAATAGATGGGCAAATGGGAACAATTACTGGCTGGGGAAATGTCAGATACTTCA GGCACCTTGCAGATGTCCTTCAGGAGGCACATGTGCCCATCATCAGCGATGCCGTATGCAACGCTCCTGATTACTACGACAACCAGATCACCACTACCATGTTCTGCGCTGGTTATGAGAAAGGAGGCATTGATGCTTGTCAG ggagacagcggCGGTCCCTTCGTGGCAGAAGACTGTCTGTCCAAGACCAGCCGGTATCGTCTGCACGGAGTTGTGAGCTGGGGAACGGGCTGTGCTATGGCCAAGAAACCTGGCGTCTACACCAAAGTTTCCCGATTCCTTCCCTGGATATCTACAGCCATGAGG AGCTATCACAACTTACCAGGGGTGCACAAACTGGCTCGGCCATGA
- the LOC105419034 gene encoding serine protease hepsin-like, whose amino-acid sequence MKLGESVTGLHSTFTATGADLTLSCPWTAQWYLPVSSRLATKTSFLTGCPSLNQTVSTGVGQPDTQPSALNHREKGEVRRVIQTLAGWFIPVVTFYIQLRICSTRLQRPATCWNFFQTTRLTVLGKGLEYRQLITADAPLRTHRSLSKVTSKDPLRAPFIQLHGCNKAARISVFDSTHKRWRQVCSSSANEFLASISCEEVGFVSVVNHSVASVPEASRDGGEFFCVKQEELSYGKKIRDALFPCDCESREVLTLLCQDCGRRSFAADRIVGGVDARQGSWPWQVSLQYDGVHQCGGSIISNRWIVSAAHCFPKRYSFLNRWSVLLGSISNKPVNANVAEVKTIVYHSSYLPFVDANIDDNSRDIAVLALTQPLTFNEYIQPVCLPTHGQRLIDGQMGTITGWGNVGYFNVLQEAHVPIISDAVCNAPDYYDNQITITMFCAGYEKGGIDACQGDSGGPFVAEDCLSKTSRYRLHGVVSWGTGCAMAKKPGVYTKVSRFLPWISTAMRSYHNLPGVHKLARP is encoded by the exons ATGAAATTAGGAGAAAGTGTGACGGGCTTACACAGTACATTTACGGCCACGGGAGCAGATCTGACCCTCTCTTGTCCCTGGACAGCACAGTGGTACCTGCCAGTGTCCTCTCGCCTGGCTACAAAGACCTCGTTCCTTACAGGTTGTCCATCCTTGAACCAGACAGTGTCCACTGGCGTGGGACAGCCCGACACACAG CCGTCAGCTCTGAATCACAGGGAAAAGGGTGAAGTTAGAAGGGTGATTCAAACACTCGCTGgctggtttattcctgttgttaccTTTTACATACAACTCAGAATATGTTCGACGCGCCTCCAACGACCAGCCACCTGCTGGAATTTCTTCCAGACAACTAGGTTGACAGTGTTGGGAAAAGGATTGGAATACCGGCAGTTAATCACCGCTGACGCCCCTCTCAGAACGCACAGATCACTGTCCAAGGTCACTTCCAAGGATCCTCTCCGGGCACCTTTCATACAA TTGCATGGTTGTAACAAAGCAGCAAGGATCAGTGTGTTTGACTCCACCCACAAGAGGTGGCGCCAGgtgtgttcctcctcagccaatgAGTTCCTTGCTagcatcagctgtgaggaagtggGTTTTGTTAG TGTGGTGAATCACTCCGTTGCTTCAGTGccggaggccagcagagatggTGGCGAGTTCTTCTgcgtcaaacaggaagagctcagcTACGGCAAGAAAATCAGAGACGCGTTGTTCCCGTG tgACTGTGAGAGCCGGGAGGTTCTCACACTCTTGTGCCAAG ACTGCGGCAGGCGTAGTTTTGCAGCAGACCGTATAGTCGGTGGTGTAGATGCCAGGCAGGGAAGTTGGCCTTGGCAGGTGAGCCTCCAGTATGATGGAGTCCACCAGTGCGGGGGGTCCATCATCTCAAACCGCTGGATCGTCTCTGCAGCACACTGCTTCCCCAA GCGGTATAGCTTTCTTAACCGCTGGAGTGTGTTGCTGGGCTCCATCTCCAACAAACCTGTCAATGCCAACGTGGCGGAGGTTAAGACTATCGTTTACCACAGCAGCTACCTGCCCTTTGTGGATGCTAACATCGACGACAACAGCAGGGACATCGCCGTTCTCGCCCTCACCCAGCCTCTCACGTTCAACG AGTacatccagcctgtctgtctgccaacaCATGGACAAAGATTAATAGATGGGCAAATGGGAACAATTACTGGCTGGGGAAATGTCGGATACTTCA ATGTCCTTCAGGAGGCACATGTGCCCATCATCAGCGATGCCGTATGCAACGCTCCTGATTACTATGACAACCAGATCACCATTACCATGTTCTGTGCTGGTTATGAGAAAGGAGGCATTGATGCTTGTCAG ggagacagcggCGGTCCCTTCGTGGCAGAAGACTGTCTGTCCAAGACCAGCCGGTATCGTCTGCACGGAGTTGTGAGCTGGGGAACGGGCTGTGCTATGGCCAAGAAACCTGGCGTCTACACCAAAGTTTCCCGATTCCTTCCCTGGATATCTACAGCCATGAGG AGCTATCACAACTTACCAGGGGTGCACAAATTGGCTCGGCCATGA
- the LOC115250293 gene encoding putative pregnancy-specific beta-1-glycoprotein 7 — protein MELCRYRRILSMKSHFLIILATISGAQRGSLEVTLDRDLCVLRGASAVINCWYSNPFSHAVTAVGWWKHQHGYWWFLSLRIFGDPSQRYRYLGNFNSDCRLQINDVQHADAGNYSFSFYTRSEAQTSKTSTKLYVKELTAAVQSSSVAEGDVTRLTCVSGCPTPVDAVWFKDGQPVSNEVFVARREDTGRYHCAVRGQERVRSAPVAVNVLYPPDRVTLTISSPGNVVRGSSVVLTCHSDASPPVRNNGYSLYREGRFIRLGQNYTIPDVQPDHSGRYHCQAWNNISSRGVDHFNSSAVLLQVYYVPENISITINPAHVVWGSSVTLTCSSDANPPADTYIWYRNTNSSSSNGSQVGSGQVLSIPSMEALHSGLYLCQARNQVGGKNSTEVLLAMVDEEQRGSQTLPAVVGIGLALIVALVVALFLFCRWKKRRLHQKALDESNVIYSNIQRSDSALPDVARHTIPSSSSSQSPASIGGEVIYSLVKIKSRDLEGLSDSPDVQGSRSKGKNSTDSVIYATISPR, from the exons ATGGAGCTCTGTCGATATAGGCGGATTTTAAGCATGAAAAGTCATTTTTTGATTATTCTTGCGACGATATCTG GTGCCCAGAGAGGATCCTTGGAAGTGACCTTGGACAGGGATCTGTGCGTTCTGAGAGGGGCGTCAGCGGTGATTAACTGCTGGTATTCCAATCCTTTTTCCCACGCTGTCACCGCAGTTGGCTGGTGGAAACACCAGCATGGTTATTGGTGGTTCCTCTCTTTGCGTATATTCGGGGATCCCTCACAGCGCTATCGATATTTGGGCAACTTCAACAGTGACTGCCGCCTGCAGATAAATGATGTGCAACACGCCGATGCAGGGAACTACTCTTTCAGTTTTTACACCAGGTCCGAAGCTCAGACGAGTAAAACATCTACTAAGTTGTATGTAAAAg AGCTGACGGCTGCTGTGCAGTCGAGCTCCGTGGCGGAAGGCGACGTCACCAGACTGACCTGTGTGTCGGGCTGTCCCACGCCAGTGGACGCTGTCTGGTTCAAGGATGGACAACCTGTAAGCAACGAGGTCTTTGTAGCCAGGCGAGAGGACACTGGCAGGTACCACTGTGCTGTCCGGGGACAAGAGAGGGTCAGATCTGCTCCCGTGGCCGTAAATGTACTGT atcctcctgacagagtgaccttgacCATCAGTTCACCCGGGAACGTCGTCAGAGGAAGTTCGGTGGTTCTCACCTGCCACAGCGACGCCAGCCCCCCGGTGAGAAACAACGGGTACAGCCTCTACAGGGAAGGGCGCTTCATCAGGTTGGGGCAGAACTACACCATCCCTGACGTGCAGCCGGATCACAGCGGGCGGTACCACTGTCAGGCCTGgaacaacatcagcagcagaggggtggaCCATTTTAACTCCTCTgcggtcctcctccaggtctacT ACGTCCCGGAGAACATTTCCATTACAATTAACCCAGCCCATGTGGTGTGGGGCAGCAGTGTGActctgacctgctccagtgATGCTAACCCCCCTGCAGATACCTACATCTGGTACAGAaatacaaactccagcagctccaacgggTCGCAGGTGGGCTCAGGTCAGGTGTTGTCCATTCCCTCCATGGAGGCGCTGCACTCTGGACTGTACCTCTGCCAGGCCAGGAACCAAGTCGGGGGGAAGAACTCGACCGAGGTGCTGCTGGCCatggtggatgaggagcagcggg GTAGCCAGACGCTCCCAGCTGTGGTCGGAATTGGACTCGCTCTCATCGTAGCTCTCGTGGTCGCCCTCTTTTTGTTCTG caggtggaaaaaGAGGCGCCTTCATCAGAAGGCGCTTGATGAATCCAACGTCATATACAGCAACATCCAAAGGTCAGACTCCGCTCTGCCAGACGTCGCTCGCCATAcgatcccttcctcctcctcctcccagtctcCGGCATCCATCGGAGGCGAGGTGATCTACTCATTAGTGAAGATCAAATCCAGAGATCTGGAGGGGCTGAGCGacagtccagatgtgcagggctCACG gtccaaaggaaaaaacagcacTGACAGTGTGATCTATGCTACCATTTCACCACGATGA
- the LOC101061536 gene encoding serine protease hepsin-like: MSDSDYDGQDMKTKKGRKSKTGLHGCNKAARISVFDSTHKRWRQVCSSSANEFLASISCEEVGFVSVVNHSVASVPEASRDGGEFFCVKQEELSYGKKIRDALFPCDCESREVLTLLCQNCGRRSFAADRIVGGVDARQGSWPWQVSLQYDGVHQCGGSIISNRWIVSAAHCFPKRYSFLNRWSVLLGSISNKPVNANVAEVKTIVYHSSYLPFVDANIDDNSRDIAVLALTQPLTFNEYIQPVCLPTHGQRLIDGQMGTITGRGNVGYFRHLADVLQEAHVPIISDAVCNAPDYYDNQITTTMFCAGYEKGGIDACQGDSGGPFVAEDCLSKTSRYRLHGVVSWGTGCAMAKKPGVYTKVSRFLPWISTAMRSYHNLPGVHKLARP; the protein is encoded by the exons ATGTCAGACAGCGACTACGATGGCCAAGACATGAAgacgaagaaaggaagaaagtcCAAAACGGGG TTGCATGGTTGTAACAAAGCAGCAAGGATCAGTGTGTTTGACTCCACCCACAAGAGGTGGCGCCAGgtgtgttcctcctcagccaatgAGTTCCTTGCTagcatcagctgtgaggaagtggGTTTTGTTAG TGTGGTGAATCACTCCGTTGCTTCAGTGccggaggccagcagagatggTGGCGAGTTCTTCTgcgtcaaacaggaagagctcagcTACGGCAAGAAAATCAGAGACGCGTTGTTCCCGTG tgACTGTGAGAGCCGGGAGGTTCTCACACTCTTGTGCCAAA ACTGCGGCAGGCGTAGTTTTGCAGCAGACCGTATAGTCGGTGGTGTAGATGCCAGGCAGGGAAGTTGGCCTTGGCAGGTGAGCCTCCAGTATGATGGAGTCCACCAGTGCGGGGGGTCCATCATCTCAAACCGCTGGATCGTCTCTGCAGCACACTGCTTCCCCAA GCGGTATAGCTTTCTTAACCGCTGGAGTGTGTTGCTGGGCTCCATCTCCAACAAACCTGTCAATGCCAACGTGGCGGAGGTTAAGACTATCGTTTACCACAGCAGCTACCTGCCCTTTGTGGATGCTAACATCGACGACAACAGCAGGGACATCGCCGTTCTCGCCCTCACCCAGCCTCTCACGTTCAACG AGTacatccagcctgtctgtctgccaacaCATGGACAAAGATTAATAGATGGGCAAATGGGAACAATTACTGGCCGGGGAAATGTCGGATACTTCA GGCACCTTGCTGATGTCCTTCAGGAGGCACATGTGCCCATCATCAGCGATGCCGTATGCAACGCTCCTGATTACTACGACAACCAGATCACCACTACCATGTTCTGTGCTGGTTATGAGAAAGGAGGCATTGATGCTTGTCAG ggagacagcggCGGTCCCTTCGTGGCAGAAGACTGTCTGTCCAAGACCAGCCGGTATCGTCTGCACGGAGTTGTGAGCTGGGGAACGGGCTGTGCTATGGCCAAGAAACCTGGCGTCTACACCAAAGTTTCCCGATTCCTTCCCTGGATATCTACAGCCATGAGG AGCTATCACAACTTACCAGGGGTGCACAAATTGGCTCGGCCATGA
- the LOC105419036 gene encoding B-cell receptor CD22-like isoform X2 codes for MELCRYRQILSMKSHILIILATISGAQRGSLEVTLDSDLCVLRGASAVINCRYSKPFYHTVTAVGWRKQYQEVGYWRSGSLPNFRVSSQRYRYLGDYISDCRLQINDVQHTDAGDYFFSFYTWSKKKSKTSTKLDVKELTAAVQPSSVAEGDDIRLTCVSGCPTPVDAVWFKDEQPVRNEVFVARREDTGRYHCAVRGQEWVRSAPVAVNVLYPPDRVTLTISSPGNVVRGSSVVLTCHSDASPPVRNNGYSLYREGRFIGSGQTYTIPDVQPDHSGRYHCQAWNSISSRGVDHFNSSVVLLQVYYVPENISITINPAHVVWGSSVNLTCSSDANPPADTYIWYRNTNSSSSNGSQVGSGQVLSIPSMEALHSGLYLCQARNQVGGKNSTEVLLAMVDEEQRGSQTLPAVVGIGLALIVALVVALFLFWWKKRHLHQKALDESNVIYSNIQRPDSALPDVARHTIPSSSSSQSPASIGGEVIYSLVNIKSRDLEGLSDSPDVQGSRSKGKNSIDSVIYATISP; via the exons ATGGAACTCTGTCGATATAGGCAGATTTTAAGCATGAAAAGTCATATTTTGATTATTCTTGCGACGATATCTG GTGCTCAGAGAGGATCCTTGGAAGTGACCTTGGACAGTGATCTGTGCGTTCTGAGAGGGGCGTCAGCGGTGATTAACTGCCGGTATTCCAAACCTTTTTACCACACTGTCACCGCAGTTGGCTGGAGGAAACAATATCAGGAGGTTGGTTATTGGAGGAGCGGCTCTTTGCCAAATTTCAGGGTTTCCTCGCAGCGCTATCGATATTTGGGCGACTACATCAGTGACTGCCGCCTGCAGATAAATGATGTGCAACACACCGATGCAGGGGACtactttttcagtttttacacCTGGTCCAAAAAGAAGAGTAAAACATCTACTAAGTTGGATGTAAAAg AGCTGACGGCTGCTGTGCAGCCGAGCTCCGTGGCGGAAGGCGACGACATCAGGCTGACCTGTGTGTCGGGCTGTCCCACGCCAGTGGACGCTGTCTGGTTCAAGGATGAACAACCTGTAAGGAACGAGGTCTTTGTAGCCAGGCGAGAGGACACTGGCAGGTACCACTGTGCTGTCCGGGGACAAGAGTGGGTCAGATCTGCTCCCGTGGCCGTAAATGTACTGT atcctcctgacagagtgaccttgacCATCAGTTCACCCGGGAACGTCGTCAGAGGAAGTTCGGTGGTTCTCACCTGCCACAGCGACGCCAGCCCCCCGGTGAGAAACAACGGGTACAGCCTCTACAGGGAAGGGCGCTTCATCGGGTCGGGGCAGACCTACACCATCCCTGACGTGCAGCCGGATCACAGCGGGCGGTACCACTGTCAGGCCtggaacagcatcagcagcagaggggtggaCCATTTTAACTCCTCtgtggtcctcctccaggtctacT ACGTCCCGGAGAACATTTCCATTACAATTAACCCAGCCCATGTGGTGTGGGGCAGCAGTGTGAATCTGACCTGCTCCAGTGATGCTAACCCCCCTGCAGATACCTACATCTGGTACAGAaatacaaactccagcagctccaacgggTCACAGGTGGGCTCAGGTCAGGTGTTGTCCATTCCCTCCATGGAGGCGCTGCACTCTGGACTGTACCTCTGCCAGGCCAGGAACCAAGTGGGGGGGAAGAACTCGACCGAGGTGCTGCTGGCCatggtggatgaggagcagcggg GTAGCCAGACGCTCCCAGCTGTGGTCGGAATTGGACTCGCTCTCATCGTAGCTCTTGTGGTCGCCCTCTTTTTGTTCTG gtggaaaaaaaggcacCTTCATCAGAAGGCGCTTGATGAATCCAACGTCATATACAGCAACATCCAAAGGCCAGACTCCGCTCTGCCAGACGTCGCTCGCCATAcgatcccttcctcctcctcctctcagtctccGGCGTCCATCGGAGGCGAGGTGATCTACTCATTAGTGAACATCAAATCCAGAGATCTGGAGGGGCTGAGCGacagtccagatgtgcagggctCACG gtccaaaggaaaaaacagcatcGACAGTGTGATCTATGCTACCATTTCACCATGA
- the LOC105419036 gene encoding B-cell receptor CD22-like isoform X1 — translation MELCRYRQILSMKSHILIILATISGAQRGSLEVTLDSDLCVLRGASAVINCRYSKPFYHTVTAVGWRKQYQEVGYWRSGSLPNFRVSSQRYRYLGDYISDCRLQINDVQHTDAGDYFFSFYTWSKKKSKTSTKLDVKELTAAVQPSSVAEGDDIRLTCVSGCPTPVDAVWFKDEQPVRNEVFVARREDTGRYHCAVRGQEWVRSAPVAVNVLYPPDRVTLTISSPGNVVRGSSVVLTCHSDASPPVRNNGYSLYREGRFIGSGQTYTIPDVQPDHSGRYHCQAWNSISSRGVDHFNSSVVLLQVYYVPENISITINPAHVVWGSSVNLTCSSDANPPADTYIWYRNTNSSSSNGSQVGSGQVLSIPSMEALHSGLYLCQARNQVGGKNSTEVLLAMVDEEQRGSQTLPAVVGIGLALIVALVVALFLFCRWKKRHLHQKALDESNVIYSNIQRPDSALPDVARHTIPSSSSSQSPASIGGEVIYSLVNIKSRDLEGLSDSPDVQGSRSKGKNSIDSVIYATISP, via the exons ATGGAACTCTGTCGATATAGGCAGATTTTAAGCATGAAAAGTCATATTTTGATTATTCTTGCGACGATATCTG GTGCTCAGAGAGGATCCTTGGAAGTGACCTTGGACAGTGATCTGTGCGTTCTGAGAGGGGCGTCAGCGGTGATTAACTGCCGGTATTCCAAACCTTTTTACCACACTGTCACCGCAGTTGGCTGGAGGAAACAATATCAGGAGGTTGGTTATTGGAGGAGCGGCTCTTTGCCAAATTTCAGGGTTTCCTCGCAGCGCTATCGATATTTGGGCGACTACATCAGTGACTGCCGCCTGCAGATAAATGATGTGCAACACACCGATGCAGGGGACtactttttcagtttttacacCTGGTCCAAAAAGAAGAGTAAAACATCTACTAAGTTGGATGTAAAAg AGCTGACGGCTGCTGTGCAGCCGAGCTCCGTGGCGGAAGGCGACGACATCAGGCTGACCTGTGTGTCGGGCTGTCCCACGCCAGTGGACGCTGTCTGGTTCAAGGATGAACAACCTGTAAGGAACGAGGTCTTTGTAGCCAGGCGAGAGGACACTGGCAGGTACCACTGTGCTGTCCGGGGACAAGAGTGGGTCAGATCTGCTCCCGTGGCCGTAAATGTACTGT atcctcctgacagagtgaccttgacCATCAGTTCACCCGGGAACGTCGTCAGAGGAAGTTCGGTGGTTCTCACCTGCCACAGCGACGCCAGCCCCCCGGTGAGAAACAACGGGTACAGCCTCTACAGGGAAGGGCGCTTCATCGGGTCGGGGCAGACCTACACCATCCCTGACGTGCAGCCGGATCACAGCGGGCGGTACCACTGTCAGGCCtggaacagcatcagcagcagaggggtggaCCATTTTAACTCCTCtgtggtcctcctccaggtctacT ACGTCCCGGAGAACATTTCCATTACAATTAACCCAGCCCATGTGGTGTGGGGCAGCAGTGTGAATCTGACCTGCTCCAGTGATGCTAACCCCCCTGCAGATACCTACATCTGGTACAGAaatacaaactccagcagctccaacgggTCACAGGTGGGCTCAGGTCAGGTGTTGTCCATTCCCTCCATGGAGGCGCTGCACTCTGGACTGTACCTCTGCCAGGCCAGGAACCAAGTGGGGGGGAAGAACTCGACCGAGGTGCTGCTGGCCatggtggatgaggagcagcggg GTAGCCAGACGCTCCCAGCTGTGGTCGGAATTGGACTCGCTCTCATCGTAGCTCTTGTGGTCGCCCTCTTTTTGTTCTG caggtggaaaaaaaggcacCTTCATCAGAAGGCGCTTGATGAATCCAACGTCATATACAGCAACATCCAAAGGCCAGACTCCGCTCTGCCAGACGTCGCTCGCCATAcgatcccttcctcctcctcctctcagtctccGGCGTCCATCGGAGGCGAGGTGATCTACTCATTAGTGAACATCAAATCCAGAGATCTGGAGGGGCTGAGCGacagtccagatgtgcagggctCACG gtccaaaggaaaaaacagcatcGACAGTGTGATCTATGCTACCATTTCACCATGA